A window of the Chaetodon trifascialis isolate fChaTrf1 chromosome 9, fChaTrf1.hap1, whole genome shotgun sequence genome harbors these coding sequences:
- the mcamb gene encoding melanoma cell adhesion molecule b isoform X5, which yields MAVRDASSLLVGLLVLFLTWGAWADVEVNMEDRVEVFRGETAQIACMFKSSEGIGAMIIQWFYMTRGGEKQRIYYQDITTKIVDRGTPFTDRISVNGTGATGDVVLTISNVQLEDELEFICLIRSVTGEAGEGRTKLKVFETPNLPSIESVQTGISVNEEGLAKIGTCEVKNGFPKPNITWYRNMTPLRTVQDVVKIMPSITTESSGLFSVRSELSMKVMKEDKDDQFYCEVTYFVPGGTRMTETNRINITVYYPSTAVSIWVESPKGKIKEGDSIELHCQGNGNTPSSIITIKHTKSGQTWDNDVLVLNNVTRLDSGVYECISMDTDTFDEISGDTSVFVNYLDPAVVMPQDTIEVDQGQKLQATCNALSSLQMDTAWFKDGQEVSRGHSLILQNATFDTAGMYMCVVTVPEIEEMETSGTLLVHVQGPPEIMEQDYTEMDLVFEKTVDLSCHARGFPAPSITWITSDGKVLKTASQEETEDGVQSVVSIKVTSDITALCNASNKYGSDAVTFNIKAKGSGVIIAVIIICILLLAILGSVLYFLYKKGKICGRSGKQDLTKEKSNKDNIVVEMKSDNTEEAVLLGVNGEKQPPSDQSSEYLDVQK from the exons cGTGGGCTGATGTGGAGGTGAACATGGAGGACAGAGTGGAGGTGTTCAGGGGAGAAACGGCTCAGATCGCCTGCATGTTCAAATCGTCTGAGGGCATCGGTGCGATGATCATACAGTGGTTCTAC ATGACCCGGGGAGGTGAGAAGCAGAGAATCTACTACCAGGACATCACCACGAAGATTGTAGACCGAGGCACACCGTTCACTGACCGCATCAGCGTGAATGGCACCGGAGCCACTGGAGACGTGGTGCTGACTATCAGCAATGTGCAGCTGGAAGACGAACTGGAATTTATCTGTCTGATCAGAAGTGTGACAGGGGAAGCTGGGGAGGGACGGACCAAGCTCAAGGTGTTTG AAACGCCAAACCTCCCTTCTATTGAGAGCGTGCAAACGGGGATCTCAGTCAATGAGGAGGGCCTCGCCAAG ATTGGGACATGTGAGGTTAAAAATGGCTTCCCCAAGCCAAACATCACTTGGTACAGAAACATGACGCCTCTACGCACTGTTCAGGATG TGGTGAAAATAATGCCCAGCATCACCACCGAATCCAGTGGTCTGTTCTCAGTTAGGAGTGAGCTGAGCATGAAGGTGATgaaggaggacaaagatgaTCAGTTCTACTGCGAGGTCACCTACTTTGTTCCTGGAGGAACCAGGATGACCGAGACCAACCGTATTAACATCACTGTGTATT acCCCTCCACAGCTGTAAGTATTTGGGTGGAGTCACCGAAGGGCAAAATCAAGGAAGGAGACTCGATCGAGCTTCACTGCCAAGGCAATGGGAATACTCCATCCTCAATTATTACAATCAAGCATACCAAG AGTGGTCAGACTTGGGACAACGATGTGCTGGTGCTGAATAACGTGACCCGTCTAGACAGCGGAGTCTATGAGTGCATCTCTATGGACACGGACACCTTTGATGAGATCTCAGGAGACACCTCTGTGTTTGTCAACT ATCTCGATCCTGCTGTGGTGATGCCTCAAGACACTATTGAGGTGGACCAAGGACAGAAGCTGCAAGCCACCTGCAACGCCCTCTCTTCTCTGCAGATGGACACAGCCTGGTTTAAG GATGGACAGGAGGTGTCAAGGGGCCACAGTTTGATCCTGCAGAATGCTACGTTTGACACGGCAGggatgtatatgtgtgtggtgACTGTTCCTGAGATCGAGGAAATGGAAACCAGCGGGACACTTCTTGTTCATGTCCAGG gccCTCCAGAGATCATGGAGCAGGACTACACGGAGATGGACCTGGTTTTTGAGAAGACAGTCGACCTGAGCTGCCATGCCAGAGGTTTCCCTGCTCCCAGCATCACCTGGATCACCTCTGATGGAAAG GTCCTCAAGACAGCATCCCAAGAAGAGACTGAAGACGGCGTTCAGAGTGTGGTCAGTATCAAGGTCACCTCTGACATCACTGCTTTGTGCAATGCCTCCAACAAGTACGGCTCTGACGCGGTGACCTTCAACATCAAAGCCA agggcagcgGTGTTATCATTgcagtcatcatcatctgcaTCCTGCTGCTGGCCATCTTGGGGAGTGTGCTGTACTTCCTCTACAAAAAGGGCAAGATCTGTGGCCGATCCGGCAAGCAAGACCT CACCAAAGAAAAGTCCAACAAAGACAACATTGTGGTGGAGATGAAGAGCGACAACACAGAGGAGGCCGTGCTCCTCGGGGTCAACGGAGAAAAGCAACCTCCCAGCGACCAG AGCAGTGAGTACCTGGACGTGCAGAAGTGA
- the mcamb gene encoding melanoma cell adhesion molecule b isoform X2 has product MAVRDASSLLVGLLVLFLTWGAWADVEVNMEDRVEVFRGETAQIACMFKSSEGIGAMIIQWFYMTRGGEKQRIYYQDITTKIVDRGTPFTDRISVNGTGATGDVVLTISNVQLEDELEFICLIRSVTGEAGEGRTKLKVFETPNLPSIESVQTGISVNEEGLAKIGTCEVKNGFPKPNITWYRNMTPLRTVQDVVKIMPSITTESSGLFSVRSELSMKVMKEDKDDQFYCEVTYFVPGGTRMTETNRINITVYYPSTAVSIWVESPKGKIKEGDSIELHCQGNGNTPSSIITIKHTKSGQTWDNDVLVLNNVTRLDSGVYECISMDTDTFDEISGDTSVFVNYLDPAVVMPQDTIEVDQGQKLQATCNALSSLQMDTAWFKDGQEVSRGHSLILQNATFDTAGMYMCVVTVPEIEEMETSGTLLVHVQGPPEIMEQDYTEMDLVFEKTVDLSCHARGFPAPSITWITSDGKVLKTASQEETEDGVQSVVSIKVTSDITALCNASNKYGSDAVTFNIKAITHTTPATTTTTTSTTISSTTVKDETAKQPEKSKKEGSGVIIAVIIICILLLAILGSVLYFLYKKGKICGRSGKQDLTKEKSNKDNIVVEMKSDNTEEAVLLGVNGEKQPPSDQ; this is encoded by the exons cGTGGGCTGATGTGGAGGTGAACATGGAGGACAGAGTGGAGGTGTTCAGGGGAGAAACGGCTCAGATCGCCTGCATGTTCAAATCGTCTGAGGGCATCGGTGCGATGATCATACAGTGGTTCTAC ATGACCCGGGGAGGTGAGAAGCAGAGAATCTACTACCAGGACATCACCACGAAGATTGTAGACCGAGGCACACCGTTCACTGACCGCATCAGCGTGAATGGCACCGGAGCCACTGGAGACGTGGTGCTGACTATCAGCAATGTGCAGCTGGAAGACGAACTGGAATTTATCTGTCTGATCAGAAGTGTGACAGGGGAAGCTGGGGAGGGACGGACCAAGCTCAAGGTGTTTG AAACGCCAAACCTCCCTTCTATTGAGAGCGTGCAAACGGGGATCTCAGTCAATGAGGAGGGCCTCGCCAAG ATTGGGACATGTGAGGTTAAAAATGGCTTCCCCAAGCCAAACATCACTTGGTACAGAAACATGACGCCTCTACGCACTGTTCAGGATG TGGTGAAAATAATGCCCAGCATCACCACCGAATCCAGTGGTCTGTTCTCAGTTAGGAGTGAGCTGAGCATGAAGGTGATgaaggaggacaaagatgaTCAGTTCTACTGCGAGGTCACCTACTTTGTTCCTGGAGGAACCAGGATGACCGAGACCAACCGTATTAACATCACTGTGTATT acCCCTCCACAGCTGTAAGTATTTGGGTGGAGTCACCGAAGGGCAAAATCAAGGAAGGAGACTCGATCGAGCTTCACTGCCAAGGCAATGGGAATACTCCATCCTCAATTATTACAATCAAGCATACCAAG AGTGGTCAGACTTGGGACAACGATGTGCTGGTGCTGAATAACGTGACCCGTCTAGACAGCGGAGTCTATGAGTGCATCTCTATGGACACGGACACCTTTGATGAGATCTCAGGAGACACCTCTGTGTTTGTCAACT ATCTCGATCCTGCTGTGGTGATGCCTCAAGACACTATTGAGGTGGACCAAGGACAGAAGCTGCAAGCCACCTGCAACGCCCTCTCTTCTCTGCAGATGGACACAGCCTGGTTTAAG GATGGACAGGAGGTGTCAAGGGGCCACAGTTTGATCCTGCAGAATGCTACGTTTGACACGGCAGggatgtatatgtgtgtggtgACTGTTCCTGAGATCGAGGAAATGGAAACCAGCGGGACACTTCTTGTTCATGTCCAGG gccCTCCAGAGATCATGGAGCAGGACTACACGGAGATGGACCTGGTTTTTGAGAAGACAGTCGACCTGAGCTGCCATGCCAGAGGTTTCCCTGCTCCCAGCATCACCTGGATCACCTCTGATGGAAAG GTCCTCAAGACAGCATCCCAAGAAGAGACTGAAGACGGCGTTCAGAGTGTGGTCAGTATCAAGGTCACCTCTGACATCACTGCTTTGTGCAATGCCTCCAACAAGTACGGCTCTGACGCGGTGACCTTCAACATCAAAGCCA TTACACACACCACACCAGCCACCACCACGACTACAACTAGCACTACCATTTCCTCTACCACAG TCAAAGATGAAACAGCTAAACAACCAGAGAAAAGCAAGAAAG agggcagcgGTGTTATCATTgcagtcatcatcatctgcaTCCTGCTGCTGGCCATCTTGGGGAGTGTGCTGTACTTCCTCTACAAAAAGGGCAAGATCTGTGGCCGATCCGGCAAGCAAGACCT CACCAAAGAAAAGTCCAACAAAGACAACATTGTGGTGGAGATGAAGAGCGACAACACAGAGGAGGCCGTGCTCCTCGGGGTCAACGGAGAAAAGCAACCTCCCAGCGACCAG TAA
- the mcamb gene encoding melanoma cell adhesion molecule b isoform X4 produces the protein MAVRDASSLLVGLLVLFLTWGAWADVEVNMEDRVEVFRGETAQIACMFKSSEGIGAMIIQWFYMTRGGEKQRIYYQDITTKIVDRGTPFTDRISVNGTGATGDVVLTISNVQLEDELEFICLIRSVTGEAGEGRTKLKVFETPNLPSIESVQTGISVNEEGLAKIGTCEVKNGFPKPNITWYRNMTPLRTVQDVVKIMPSITTESSGLFSVRSELSMKVMKEDKDDQFYCEVTYFVPGGTRMTETNRINITVYYPSTAVSIWVESPKGKIKEGDSIELHCQGNGNTPSSIITIKHTKSGQTWDNDVLVLNNVTRLDSGVYECISMDTDTFDEISGDTSVFVNYLDPAVVMPQDTIEVDQGQKLQATCNALSSLQMDTAWFKDGQEVSRGHSLILQNATFDTAGMYMCVVTVPEIEEMETSGTLLVHVQGPPEIMEQDYTEMDLVFEKTVDLSCHARGFPAPSITWITSDGKVLKTASQEETEDGVQSVVSIKVTSDITALCNASNKYGSDAVTFNIKAIKDETAKQPEKSKKEGSGVIIAVIIICILLLAILGSVLYFLYKKGKICGRSGKQDLTKEKSNKDNIVVEMKSDNTEEAVLLGVNGEKQPPSDQ, from the exons cGTGGGCTGATGTGGAGGTGAACATGGAGGACAGAGTGGAGGTGTTCAGGGGAGAAACGGCTCAGATCGCCTGCATGTTCAAATCGTCTGAGGGCATCGGTGCGATGATCATACAGTGGTTCTAC ATGACCCGGGGAGGTGAGAAGCAGAGAATCTACTACCAGGACATCACCACGAAGATTGTAGACCGAGGCACACCGTTCACTGACCGCATCAGCGTGAATGGCACCGGAGCCACTGGAGACGTGGTGCTGACTATCAGCAATGTGCAGCTGGAAGACGAACTGGAATTTATCTGTCTGATCAGAAGTGTGACAGGGGAAGCTGGGGAGGGACGGACCAAGCTCAAGGTGTTTG AAACGCCAAACCTCCCTTCTATTGAGAGCGTGCAAACGGGGATCTCAGTCAATGAGGAGGGCCTCGCCAAG ATTGGGACATGTGAGGTTAAAAATGGCTTCCCCAAGCCAAACATCACTTGGTACAGAAACATGACGCCTCTACGCACTGTTCAGGATG TGGTGAAAATAATGCCCAGCATCACCACCGAATCCAGTGGTCTGTTCTCAGTTAGGAGTGAGCTGAGCATGAAGGTGATgaaggaggacaaagatgaTCAGTTCTACTGCGAGGTCACCTACTTTGTTCCTGGAGGAACCAGGATGACCGAGACCAACCGTATTAACATCACTGTGTATT acCCCTCCACAGCTGTAAGTATTTGGGTGGAGTCACCGAAGGGCAAAATCAAGGAAGGAGACTCGATCGAGCTTCACTGCCAAGGCAATGGGAATACTCCATCCTCAATTATTACAATCAAGCATACCAAG AGTGGTCAGACTTGGGACAACGATGTGCTGGTGCTGAATAACGTGACCCGTCTAGACAGCGGAGTCTATGAGTGCATCTCTATGGACACGGACACCTTTGATGAGATCTCAGGAGACACCTCTGTGTTTGTCAACT ATCTCGATCCTGCTGTGGTGATGCCTCAAGACACTATTGAGGTGGACCAAGGACAGAAGCTGCAAGCCACCTGCAACGCCCTCTCTTCTCTGCAGATGGACACAGCCTGGTTTAAG GATGGACAGGAGGTGTCAAGGGGCCACAGTTTGATCCTGCAGAATGCTACGTTTGACACGGCAGggatgtatatgtgtgtggtgACTGTTCCTGAGATCGAGGAAATGGAAACCAGCGGGACACTTCTTGTTCATGTCCAGG gccCTCCAGAGATCATGGAGCAGGACTACACGGAGATGGACCTGGTTTTTGAGAAGACAGTCGACCTGAGCTGCCATGCCAGAGGTTTCCCTGCTCCCAGCATCACCTGGATCACCTCTGATGGAAAG GTCCTCAAGACAGCATCCCAAGAAGAGACTGAAGACGGCGTTCAGAGTGTGGTCAGTATCAAGGTCACCTCTGACATCACTGCTTTGTGCAATGCCTCCAACAAGTACGGCTCTGACGCGGTGACCTTCAACATCAAAGCCA TCAAAGATGAAACAGCTAAACAACCAGAGAAAAGCAAGAAAG agggcagcgGTGTTATCATTgcagtcatcatcatctgcaTCCTGCTGCTGGCCATCTTGGGGAGTGTGCTGTACTTCCTCTACAAAAAGGGCAAGATCTGTGGCCGATCCGGCAAGCAAGACCT CACCAAAGAAAAGTCCAACAAAGACAACATTGTGGTGGAGATGAAGAGCGACAACACAGAGGAGGCCGTGCTCCTCGGGGTCAACGGAGAAAAGCAACCTCCCAGCGACCAG TAA
- the mcamb gene encoding melanoma cell adhesion molecule b isoform X3 — MAVRDASSLLVGLLVLFLTWGAWADVEVNMEDRVEVFRGETAQIACMFKSSEGIGAMIIQWFYMTRGGEKQRIYYQDITTKIVDRGTPFTDRISVNGTGATGDVVLTISNVQLEDELEFICLIRSVTGEAGEGRTKLKVFETPNLPSIESVQTGISVNEEGLAKIGTCEVKNGFPKPNITWYRNMTPLRTVQDVVKIMPSITTESSGLFSVRSELSMKVMKEDKDDQFYCEVTYFVPGGTRMTETNRINITVYYPSTAVSIWVESPKGKIKEGDSIELHCQGNGNTPSSIITIKHTKSGQTWDNDVLVLNNVTRLDSGVYECISMDTDTFDEISGDTSVFVNYLDPAVVMPQDTIEVDQGQKLQATCNALSSLQMDTAWFKDGQEVSRGHSLILQNATFDTAGMYMCVVTVPEIEEMETSGTLLVHVQGPPEIMEQDYTEMDLVFEKTVDLSCHARGFPAPSITWITSDGKVLKTASQEETEDGVQSVVSIKVTSDITALCNASNKYGSDAVTFNIKAIKDETAKQPEKSKKEGSGVIIAVIIICILLLAILGSVLYFLYKKGKICGRSGKQDLTKEKSNKDNIVVEMKSDNTEEAVLLGVNGEKQPPSDQSSEYLDVQK, encoded by the exons cGTGGGCTGATGTGGAGGTGAACATGGAGGACAGAGTGGAGGTGTTCAGGGGAGAAACGGCTCAGATCGCCTGCATGTTCAAATCGTCTGAGGGCATCGGTGCGATGATCATACAGTGGTTCTAC ATGACCCGGGGAGGTGAGAAGCAGAGAATCTACTACCAGGACATCACCACGAAGATTGTAGACCGAGGCACACCGTTCACTGACCGCATCAGCGTGAATGGCACCGGAGCCACTGGAGACGTGGTGCTGACTATCAGCAATGTGCAGCTGGAAGACGAACTGGAATTTATCTGTCTGATCAGAAGTGTGACAGGGGAAGCTGGGGAGGGACGGACCAAGCTCAAGGTGTTTG AAACGCCAAACCTCCCTTCTATTGAGAGCGTGCAAACGGGGATCTCAGTCAATGAGGAGGGCCTCGCCAAG ATTGGGACATGTGAGGTTAAAAATGGCTTCCCCAAGCCAAACATCACTTGGTACAGAAACATGACGCCTCTACGCACTGTTCAGGATG TGGTGAAAATAATGCCCAGCATCACCACCGAATCCAGTGGTCTGTTCTCAGTTAGGAGTGAGCTGAGCATGAAGGTGATgaaggaggacaaagatgaTCAGTTCTACTGCGAGGTCACCTACTTTGTTCCTGGAGGAACCAGGATGACCGAGACCAACCGTATTAACATCACTGTGTATT acCCCTCCACAGCTGTAAGTATTTGGGTGGAGTCACCGAAGGGCAAAATCAAGGAAGGAGACTCGATCGAGCTTCACTGCCAAGGCAATGGGAATACTCCATCCTCAATTATTACAATCAAGCATACCAAG AGTGGTCAGACTTGGGACAACGATGTGCTGGTGCTGAATAACGTGACCCGTCTAGACAGCGGAGTCTATGAGTGCATCTCTATGGACACGGACACCTTTGATGAGATCTCAGGAGACACCTCTGTGTTTGTCAACT ATCTCGATCCTGCTGTGGTGATGCCTCAAGACACTATTGAGGTGGACCAAGGACAGAAGCTGCAAGCCACCTGCAACGCCCTCTCTTCTCTGCAGATGGACACAGCCTGGTTTAAG GATGGACAGGAGGTGTCAAGGGGCCACAGTTTGATCCTGCAGAATGCTACGTTTGACACGGCAGggatgtatatgtgtgtggtgACTGTTCCTGAGATCGAGGAAATGGAAACCAGCGGGACACTTCTTGTTCATGTCCAGG gccCTCCAGAGATCATGGAGCAGGACTACACGGAGATGGACCTGGTTTTTGAGAAGACAGTCGACCTGAGCTGCCATGCCAGAGGTTTCCCTGCTCCCAGCATCACCTGGATCACCTCTGATGGAAAG GTCCTCAAGACAGCATCCCAAGAAGAGACTGAAGACGGCGTTCAGAGTGTGGTCAGTATCAAGGTCACCTCTGACATCACTGCTTTGTGCAATGCCTCCAACAAGTACGGCTCTGACGCGGTGACCTTCAACATCAAAGCCA TCAAAGATGAAACAGCTAAACAACCAGAGAAAAGCAAGAAAG agggcagcgGTGTTATCATTgcagtcatcatcatctgcaTCCTGCTGCTGGCCATCTTGGGGAGTGTGCTGTACTTCCTCTACAAAAAGGGCAAGATCTGTGGCCGATCCGGCAAGCAAGACCT CACCAAAGAAAAGTCCAACAAAGACAACATTGTGGTGGAGATGAAGAGCGACAACACAGAGGAGGCCGTGCTCCTCGGGGTCAACGGAGAAAAGCAACCTCCCAGCGACCAG AGCAGTGAGTACCTGGACGTGCAGAAGTGA
- the mcamb gene encoding melanoma cell adhesion molecule b isoform X6, whose translation MAVRDASSLLVGLLVLFLTWGAWADVEVNMEDRVEVFRGETAQIACMFKSSEGIGAMIIQWFYMTRGGEKQRIYYQDITTKIVDRGTPFTDRISVNGTGATGDVVLTISNVQLEDELEFICLIRSVTGEAGEGRTKLKVFETPNLPSIESVQTGISVNEEGLAKIGTCEVKNGFPKPNITWYRNMTPLRTVQDVVKIMPSITTESSGLFSVRSELSMKVMKEDKDDQFYCEVTYFVPGGTRMTETNRINITVYYPSTAVSIWVESPKGKIKEGDSIELHCQGNGNTPSSIITIKHTKSGQTWDNDVLVLNNVTRLDSGVYECISMDTDTFDEISGDTSVFVNYLDPAVVMPQDTIEVDQGQKLQATCNALSSLQMDTAWFKDGQEVSRGHSLILQNATFDTAGMYMCVVTVPEIEEMETSGTLLVHVQGPPEIMEQDYTEMDLVFEKTVDLSCHARGFPAPSITWITSDGKVLKTASQEETEDGVQSVVSIKVTSDITALCNASNKYGSDAVTFNIKAKGSGVIIAVIIICILLLAILGSVLYFLYKKGKICGRSGKQDLTKEKSNKDNIVVEMKSDNTEEAVLLGVNGEKQPPSDQ comes from the exons cGTGGGCTGATGTGGAGGTGAACATGGAGGACAGAGTGGAGGTGTTCAGGGGAGAAACGGCTCAGATCGCCTGCATGTTCAAATCGTCTGAGGGCATCGGTGCGATGATCATACAGTGGTTCTAC ATGACCCGGGGAGGTGAGAAGCAGAGAATCTACTACCAGGACATCACCACGAAGATTGTAGACCGAGGCACACCGTTCACTGACCGCATCAGCGTGAATGGCACCGGAGCCACTGGAGACGTGGTGCTGACTATCAGCAATGTGCAGCTGGAAGACGAACTGGAATTTATCTGTCTGATCAGAAGTGTGACAGGGGAAGCTGGGGAGGGACGGACCAAGCTCAAGGTGTTTG AAACGCCAAACCTCCCTTCTATTGAGAGCGTGCAAACGGGGATCTCAGTCAATGAGGAGGGCCTCGCCAAG ATTGGGACATGTGAGGTTAAAAATGGCTTCCCCAAGCCAAACATCACTTGGTACAGAAACATGACGCCTCTACGCACTGTTCAGGATG TGGTGAAAATAATGCCCAGCATCACCACCGAATCCAGTGGTCTGTTCTCAGTTAGGAGTGAGCTGAGCATGAAGGTGATgaaggaggacaaagatgaTCAGTTCTACTGCGAGGTCACCTACTTTGTTCCTGGAGGAACCAGGATGACCGAGACCAACCGTATTAACATCACTGTGTATT acCCCTCCACAGCTGTAAGTATTTGGGTGGAGTCACCGAAGGGCAAAATCAAGGAAGGAGACTCGATCGAGCTTCACTGCCAAGGCAATGGGAATACTCCATCCTCAATTATTACAATCAAGCATACCAAG AGTGGTCAGACTTGGGACAACGATGTGCTGGTGCTGAATAACGTGACCCGTCTAGACAGCGGAGTCTATGAGTGCATCTCTATGGACACGGACACCTTTGATGAGATCTCAGGAGACACCTCTGTGTTTGTCAACT ATCTCGATCCTGCTGTGGTGATGCCTCAAGACACTATTGAGGTGGACCAAGGACAGAAGCTGCAAGCCACCTGCAACGCCCTCTCTTCTCTGCAGATGGACACAGCCTGGTTTAAG GATGGACAGGAGGTGTCAAGGGGCCACAGTTTGATCCTGCAGAATGCTACGTTTGACACGGCAGggatgtatatgtgtgtggtgACTGTTCCTGAGATCGAGGAAATGGAAACCAGCGGGACACTTCTTGTTCATGTCCAGG gccCTCCAGAGATCATGGAGCAGGACTACACGGAGATGGACCTGGTTTTTGAGAAGACAGTCGACCTGAGCTGCCATGCCAGAGGTTTCCCTGCTCCCAGCATCACCTGGATCACCTCTGATGGAAAG GTCCTCAAGACAGCATCCCAAGAAGAGACTGAAGACGGCGTTCAGAGTGTGGTCAGTATCAAGGTCACCTCTGACATCACTGCTTTGTGCAATGCCTCCAACAAGTACGGCTCTGACGCGGTGACCTTCAACATCAAAGCCA agggcagcgGTGTTATCATTgcagtcatcatcatctgcaTCCTGCTGCTGGCCATCTTGGGGAGTGTGCTGTACTTCCTCTACAAAAAGGGCAAGATCTGTGGCCGATCCGGCAAGCAAGACCT CACCAAAGAAAAGTCCAACAAAGACAACATTGTGGTGGAGATGAAGAGCGACAACACAGAGGAGGCCGTGCTCCTCGGGGTCAACGGAGAAAAGCAACCTCCCAGCGACCAG TAA
- the mcamb gene encoding melanoma cell adhesion molecule b isoform X1, producing MAVRDASSLLVGLLVLFLTWGAWADVEVNMEDRVEVFRGETAQIACMFKSSEGIGAMIIQWFYMTRGGEKQRIYYQDITTKIVDRGTPFTDRISVNGTGATGDVVLTISNVQLEDELEFICLIRSVTGEAGEGRTKLKVFETPNLPSIESVQTGISVNEEGLAKIGTCEVKNGFPKPNITWYRNMTPLRTVQDVVKIMPSITTESSGLFSVRSELSMKVMKEDKDDQFYCEVTYFVPGGTRMTETNRINITVYYPSTAVSIWVESPKGKIKEGDSIELHCQGNGNTPSSIITIKHTKSGQTWDNDVLVLNNVTRLDSGVYECISMDTDTFDEISGDTSVFVNYLDPAVVMPQDTIEVDQGQKLQATCNALSSLQMDTAWFKDGQEVSRGHSLILQNATFDTAGMYMCVVTVPEIEEMETSGTLLVHVQGPPEIMEQDYTEMDLVFEKTVDLSCHARGFPAPSITWITSDGKVLKTASQEETEDGVQSVVSIKVTSDITALCNASNKYGSDAVTFNIKAITHTTPATTTTTTSTTISSTTVKDETAKQPEKSKKEGSGVIIAVIIICILLLAILGSVLYFLYKKGKICGRSGKQDLTKEKSNKDNIVVEMKSDNTEEAVLLGVNGEKQPPSDQSSEYLDVQK from the exons cGTGGGCTGATGTGGAGGTGAACATGGAGGACAGAGTGGAGGTGTTCAGGGGAGAAACGGCTCAGATCGCCTGCATGTTCAAATCGTCTGAGGGCATCGGTGCGATGATCATACAGTGGTTCTAC ATGACCCGGGGAGGTGAGAAGCAGAGAATCTACTACCAGGACATCACCACGAAGATTGTAGACCGAGGCACACCGTTCACTGACCGCATCAGCGTGAATGGCACCGGAGCCACTGGAGACGTGGTGCTGACTATCAGCAATGTGCAGCTGGAAGACGAACTGGAATTTATCTGTCTGATCAGAAGTGTGACAGGGGAAGCTGGGGAGGGACGGACCAAGCTCAAGGTGTTTG AAACGCCAAACCTCCCTTCTATTGAGAGCGTGCAAACGGGGATCTCAGTCAATGAGGAGGGCCTCGCCAAG ATTGGGACATGTGAGGTTAAAAATGGCTTCCCCAAGCCAAACATCACTTGGTACAGAAACATGACGCCTCTACGCACTGTTCAGGATG TGGTGAAAATAATGCCCAGCATCACCACCGAATCCAGTGGTCTGTTCTCAGTTAGGAGTGAGCTGAGCATGAAGGTGATgaaggaggacaaagatgaTCAGTTCTACTGCGAGGTCACCTACTTTGTTCCTGGAGGAACCAGGATGACCGAGACCAACCGTATTAACATCACTGTGTATT acCCCTCCACAGCTGTAAGTATTTGGGTGGAGTCACCGAAGGGCAAAATCAAGGAAGGAGACTCGATCGAGCTTCACTGCCAAGGCAATGGGAATACTCCATCCTCAATTATTACAATCAAGCATACCAAG AGTGGTCAGACTTGGGACAACGATGTGCTGGTGCTGAATAACGTGACCCGTCTAGACAGCGGAGTCTATGAGTGCATCTCTATGGACACGGACACCTTTGATGAGATCTCAGGAGACACCTCTGTGTTTGTCAACT ATCTCGATCCTGCTGTGGTGATGCCTCAAGACACTATTGAGGTGGACCAAGGACAGAAGCTGCAAGCCACCTGCAACGCCCTCTCTTCTCTGCAGATGGACACAGCCTGGTTTAAG GATGGACAGGAGGTGTCAAGGGGCCACAGTTTGATCCTGCAGAATGCTACGTTTGACACGGCAGggatgtatatgtgtgtggtgACTGTTCCTGAGATCGAGGAAATGGAAACCAGCGGGACACTTCTTGTTCATGTCCAGG gccCTCCAGAGATCATGGAGCAGGACTACACGGAGATGGACCTGGTTTTTGAGAAGACAGTCGACCTGAGCTGCCATGCCAGAGGTTTCCCTGCTCCCAGCATCACCTGGATCACCTCTGATGGAAAG GTCCTCAAGACAGCATCCCAAGAAGAGACTGAAGACGGCGTTCAGAGTGTGGTCAGTATCAAGGTCACCTCTGACATCACTGCTTTGTGCAATGCCTCCAACAAGTACGGCTCTGACGCGGTGACCTTCAACATCAAAGCCA TTACACACACCACACCAGCCACCACCACGACTACAACTAGCACTACCATTTCCTCTACCACAG TCAAAGATGAAACAGCTAAACAACCAGAGAAAAGCAAGAAAG agggcagcgGTGTTATCATTgcagtcatcatcatctgcaTCCTGCTGCTGGCCATCTTGGGGAGTGTGCTGTACTTCCTCTACAAAAAGGGCAAGATCTGTGGCCGATCCGGCAAGCAAGACCT CACCAAAGAAAAGTCCAACAAAGACAACATTGTGGTGGAGATGAAGAGCGACAACACAGAGGAGGCCGTGCTCCTCGGGGTCAACGGAGAAAAGCAACCTCCCAGCGACCAG AGCAGTGAGTACCTGGACGTGCAGAAGTGA